One Lycium barbarum isolate Lr01 chromosome 5, ASM1917538v2, whole genome shotgun sequence genomic window carries:
- the LOC132640326 gene encoding probable WRKY transcription factor 48: protein MEQENNLETEYSSIGNSTFLNNPNIFDSLEKDYSLGLLLETVFDVHQDCDYTSTTTSSIFDLLMMPPHEPQPIVNPISPIITSTFQESSNELINIPVTPNLSSISSSSTEATDDNQQINTVNKQHDEEQDEDKYKKQLKPIKKNQKKEREPRFAFMTKSEIDHLDDGFRWRKYGQKAVKKSPFPRSYYRCTTASCGVKKRVERSIQDPSVVVTTYEGTHTHPCPVMPRGYVGVLPRTTTYGGGSWQKQPLPTTTLPLNNSLQETRFWTSSSSDIDHGLLQDMVSSE from the exons ATGGAGCAGGAAAATAATCTAGAAACAGAGTACTCTTCAATTGGAAATTCTACATTTCTCAATAATCCAAACATCTTTGATAGTCTTGAAAAAGATTATTCATTAGGGTTGTTATTAGAAACTGTGTTTGATGTTCATCAAGATTGTGATTATACTAGTACAACTACTAGTTCCATTTTTGATTTGCTAATGATGCCACCTCATGAACCACAACCTATTGTTAATCCAATATCTCCAATCATTACTTCCACATTTCAAGAATCATCAAATGAGTTGATTAATATTCCTGTGACCCCTAATTTATCATCAATTTCTTCATCATCAACTGAAGCTACTGATGATAATCAGCAGATTAACACAGTAAACAAACAACATGATGAAGAGCAAGATGAAGACAAGTACAAGAAACA GTTAAAACCTATTAAGAAGaaccaaaagaaggaaagagagcCAAGATTTGCATTCATGACGAAGAGTGAAATTGATCATTTGGATGATGGTTTTAGATGGAGGAAATATGGCCAGAAAGCAGTAAAAAAAAGTCCCTTTCCAAG GAGCTACTATCGTTGCACAACTGCATCATGTGGTGTAAAGAAGAGGGTGGAAAGGTCAATTCAAGATCCTTCAGTAGTTGTTACAACTTATGAAGGTACACACACACATCCATGCCCCGTGATGCCTCGTGGGTACGTCGGTGTTCTTCCACGAACCACCACATATGGTGGCGGTTCGTGGCAGAAGCAACCACTCCCTACTACAACTTTACCTTTAAATAATTCACTCCAAGAAACAAGGTTCTGGACTTCTTCCTCGTCGGATATAGATCATGGACTTCTTCAAGATATGGTGTCATCAGAGTGA